TAGTGGAAGGCTGTGGGATTAGTGATAAAAATGCAGTCATAACAGGCATCTACCTCGCCCCAGGAGGATATCTCCTTGCTCAAGGCCTTCTGCTCGGTCTCACCCAAGACTCTTTTAGTGCTGCGCAGAGCATGACACACCAGTCCCACTTGCCTCTCAGCCATAACCTGACTCATATTCCGCAAATGACGAGAACCCATGGATCCCAGACCACAAAACAGCACCTTCATCATTTTATCCCCTCTATTTCATCAATCCAGGACAAAATTTTTAAATCTTCTTTGTAACCATAGACAGGCTTTTCATCTCTGGTAATACAAGCAACATAGGCCTCTATTTCATTTTCATAAGCATTCTCGATGACGTTACGGCTATAATTGTCATCATGGCGGACTGCCTCGCTTCCATATAGTTCCACCGATACCAAATCCTTCGTATCGAGATTCTTCTCTTTAAGGCCAGCAGGAGTGCCATCCCATTGTATAAACAAGTTTTCACCATAGACGCACAAATCACGTACTGCCTCCCGTGACACTACGTCCACTGTCAGCACACCCTTGCATCCTCCCTGATGATGAATTGTCACCATATAATTATCATGGTATGGCAGTTCCAACTGCGTCATCTTACTTGATACCACATGAACCTCCTCTATGGCACCAAATGCCGAAGTGAGCCATGGGAGTTCTATGGCAAACAATTCCCGACAAGCATTGGACTCCCGTTTGGCTACAAAGTAATTACGGTAGTCCTCCCAAGGATGCCAATCCGGCAAATACTGTCCCACATGATACAGATAAGAGAGTGGATATTCAGTCATGACGGCCTTGCGAATTGTGTATTGTATCTCTTTACGATATAAAAAGGTTGAAGAAAGGAACAGCCTCAGATTTTTGCTTTGCGCCAATTGCATATTTTCTTCATACCTATAAGGCTGCAGATTAAGTTCTGTAAAGACATGAAGTCCGGCAGACAGACACTCATGCGCTATATCCCCATGGGATAGCGGAGAGGTAGAGATTATGGATGCATCCAGAGGTATTTTCGCCAATGCATCTGCCAGACTGGCAAATACAGGCACAGAAAATTCTTCTGCAAAAGTTTTCCGCCGCTCTTCCTGGATGTCGATGCCTGCTACATGAAACCCAGGATACAACCTACGCACAATCCTGGCTCGCCTTTTCCCCATTGATCCCAAGCCAATGATAACCACATTCAGTTCTTCCACTGTTTAGCCTCCCTCAAAGTGGTTACCCACCATTCAACGAGATATACTCCAGTTTCAGCATAGACTCTGCCACCAAGAAATCTCAAATTATCAATTCGCCTCCTCATAAGTGGAAAAGACATCTTCATAGTCCCTCTGTGCTTGTTCGAAATCATCTATCCTGCCTATATCCATCCAATATTCACGAATAGGATACACAGTGGTCTTTTCCTTGCCCTCAATCAGCTGATTGAATAAATCTGGCATATCAAGATACTTTTCCTCTCGAATATAGTCCAGCACCTCAGGCGAAAGAACATACATACCAGCATTTACAAGATACTGCTGCGACGGTTTTTCACGAATTTGCACTATTTCAGTTCCATTGTAGTCAATAACACCATACGGTACCTGATAGCTGTACTCACGTACCCCCATTGTAGCCAAAGCCTGCTTTTCCTTGTGAAAGTCTACAAACTCACCAAAATCAACTTTCGTAAGCAAATCTCCATTCATCACAATGGCAGGTTCCAACAGCTTTTCAGGCAGAAAATATAAAGCACCAGCCGTCCCCATGCGTTTTCTTTCGTGAATATAATTAATTTCCACACCATATCTGCTGCCATCGCCGAAATGTTTCTCAATCATTTCCGATTTATAATTTACACATAGGTAAAAACGATGGAAACCGCTCTCAATAAAGTTCTCTATGATTGTTTCCAAAATGGGCTTATTCCCAACTTTTAGCAGCGGTTTGGGAACTTTATTTGTCAGTGGTCGAAGCCTGGTGCCCAGGCCACCTGCCATAAGTATGACAACATTGTCCCGCACCTTTTTATAAAGCACATCTTCTAGTGTGTAAAGGTTAATCAGCACATTGTTCTCATCTACCACAGGAATATGGTGCAGCGTAGATTTGCGCATGATGTTGGCTACATAGCTCTTTTCTTGGTTTATAGTTGCTACTAGGGGTTTTGTATTCATGACATCAACCACAGGAGCAGAAAGCTCTAAACCACGCAATAACCCACGCCTTATATCGCCATCAGTTACTACTCCCAGCAGATGATTACCTTCCGAAACTACTAGAGCAAACTGCAGGGCCGCCCTATCTATAACCCGTAATGTATCTATGATTGACATATCTCTGGATATGCAGCAATTTTTCCATGTATTCATAGTCATTACTTCCCTCTACCACTCAATCTTCTCATCTATTCCATAAGCACGACCAGCTTTCTTACCCAGTATGTGCCATACATTCATAGGGCTGATACCTGCTCCTGCTCTCTTAGCTGTCAATTTTTCCAGAGTAATATTTTCTCCTTCTGAAATTTCCGAAGCTGCCACCATGCTTTTTCGCACTATATTGATGTTTGCAACCTCATCAGCAGCTGGAATCTTCACGCCACACCCTATGGCCTGCTCCACCGTGCGAATGGCTTGCACCATGGCCTGCAGCTCCTCTGGTTCCAGGGAAGCCTTATGGTCAGGGCCAGGCATATCTTTGTCCAGAGTGAAATGCTTCTCTATAATGACAGCCCCCAGCGCTGTTGCCGCCACAGGAATAGTTATTCCTTTAGTATGATCGGAATACCCTACCGGCAGGCCGAAAGCTCTTTTCATAGTTTCCATAGCCTTCAAATTAGCCTGGGATGCAGGTGCGGGGTACTGGGTAGTGCAATGAAGAAGCTGCACTTTTTCCCTAAGGATGTTCTGGCCTTCCTCTGATACATACACATCCTGAGCAGCCTGGTAGTTGGCCGGAAAATCTGACTTTATATATCCGTAGGCCAGCATCGCCAAGGCCTTTTCGATCTCTCCCAAAGTCGCCATGCCCGTGGACAGCACTACGGGCTTTTGGGAATGTGCAATCTCTATCAAGAAGGGCGCGTTAGTTACCTCGCCCGAAGGAATCTTGATGAATGGCATATTCAGCGCTGTAGTCAGAAAATGCAGGCTATCACTATCAAAAGGTGTGGATATAAAATCCACGCCGCACTCTCTGCATAGTTTTTCCAGCTCTATGTAATCCTCATCCTTCAATGTCAGTTTCTGCAACATCTCCAGCTGACTTTCCTGCATTCCCGTAGTCACCTTCTGATAGGCCGCTTTTTCTGCTGTCTTGGTTACTAAATTCTCCGGGTGAAAAGTCTGGAACTTCACTGCGTCTGCTCCAGCCTCTGCCCCAGCCCTAACCAGCTTTCTGGCCAGTTCCATGTCACCATTATGGTTCACGCCAGCTTCGGCTATGATATATACATGCTTCTTACTCAAGTCCTCGCGCCTCCCGGCAAATCGTAGAATCTCTTTTTCAAATCTATGTGGCCTTGCAATGCTTCCATAATCTTTTGGGCAATTCTTTCACCCGCATGGCCAGTTCCGTACGGACTGATAACCTCTCGACAAATCGCCTGATGCGCGGGGCTCATAGCTTTTTTTATACCATGCACAATCTCTGCTGCTGACGAGCCACAGTTTACAATACTTGCATACTGAAGCCTCCCTCTTTGGCGGTCACCAATATTTACTGTAGCAACATGCAAAGCCGGAGCTTCGATAATACCACTGGAAGAATTCCCTAACACTAGCTTGGCATGTTTCATAAGTGATAGGTAACGCCGTACGCCTAAGGAAGTATAGACATGCAGATTAGACAAGCCTGCCTTATCCAGTAAGGCATTGATTTTCGCTCCACCTTGGTCAGCATTTGACTTAGTGACGATGAATTGCATATGTGGAAATGCTTTTATGGCCTCCAAGAAATCATCTATATTCTGCTCGACCTGCTCCTCTTCCATTGTCACAGGGTGATAGGTACAAAGCGCGTATTCGCAGTCATCCAGCCCAATGCTTTTCAGCGCTTCAGCCTTTTCCATATCTGCCACTGACAATATATTGTCTATGCTGGTGGAGCCATAGTTGAAAACCCTGTCTGGGCTTTCTCCCAGTTGCACAACCCTTCTGCGGCTTTCCTCATTGGTCGTGAAATGAAGATAGCTCATCTTGGATATGGAATGCCTGATCCACTCATCCATGGCTCCTTCGGTGGTGTCGCCTCCGCAAATATGAAATATTGGCATTTGCGTATTCCCTGCGGCCATAGCCACTGCCAGTATTTCATAGCGATCTCCCAATAACACCACGCCGCTGTATCTCTCTGTGGCAAACAATCTTGTGAATTTAACTAATGCATCTGCCTGATTGAAAGATATATCCAAAGCAGTATCAGATTTGACCGAAATTTCAATTCTCTTATCTATCCGT
This genomic interval from Selenomonas sp. AB3002 contains the following:
- the neuB gene encoding N-acetylneuraminate synthase, producing the protein MSKKHVYIIAEAGVNHNGDMELARKLVRAGAEAGADAVKFQTFHPENLVTKTAEKAAYQKVTTGMQESQLEMLQKLTLKDEDYIELEKLCRECGVDFISTPFDSDSLHFLTTALNMPFIKIPSGEVTNAPFLIEIAHSQKPVVLSTGMATLGEIEKALAMLAYGYIKSDFPANYQAAQDVYVSEEGQNILREKVQLLHCTTQYPAPASQANLKAMETMKRAFGLPVGYSDHTKGITIPVAATALGAVIIEKHFTLDKDMPGPDHKASLEPEELQAMVQAIRTVEQAIGCGVKIPAADEVANINIVRKSMVAASEISEGENITLEKLTAKRAGAGISPMNVWHILGKKAGRAYGIDEKIEW
- a CDS encoding Gfo/Idh/MocA family oxidoreductase yields the protein MEELNVVIIGLGSMGKRRARIVRRLYPGFHVAGIDIQEERRKTFAEEFSVPVFASLADALAKIPLDASIISTSPLSHGDIAHECLSAGLHVFTELNLQPYRYEENMQLAQSKNLRLFLSSTFLYRKEIQYTIRKAVMTEYPLSYLYHVGQYLPDWHPWEDYRNYFVAKRESNACRELFAIELPWLTSAFGAIEEVHVVSSKMTQLELPYHDNYMVTIHHQGGCKGVLTVDVVSREAVRDLCVYGENLFIQWDGTPAGLKEKNLDTKDLVSVELYGSEAVRHDDNYSRNVIENAYENEIEAYVACITRDEKPVYGYKEDLKILSWIDEIEGIK
- a CDS encoding nucleotidyltransferase family protein, which translates into the protein MNTWKNCCISRDMSIIDTLRVIDRAALQFALVVSEGNHLLGVVTDGDIRRGLLRGLELSAPVVDVMNTKPLVATINQEKSYVANIMRKSTLHHIPVVDENNVLINLYTLEDVLYKKVRDNVVILMAGGLGTRLRPLTNKVPKPLLKVGNKPILETIIENFIESGFHRFYLCVNYKSEMIEKHFGDGSRYGVEINYIHERKRMGTAGALYFLPEKLLEPAIVMNGDLLTKVDFGEFVDFHKEKQALATMGVREYSYQVPYGVIDYNGTEIVQIREKPSQQYLVNAGMYVLSPEVLDYIREEKYLDMPDLFNQLIEGKEKTTVYPIREYWMDIGRIDDFEQAQRDYEDVFSTYEEAN
- the neuC gene encoding UDP-N-acetylglucosamine 2-epimerase, with translation MRKICVVTATRAEYGLLSPVVRALRKGESDTFRVELIVTGTHLSEQYGMTVQEIEAAGQRIDKRIEISVKSDTALDISFNQADALVKFTRLFATERYSGVVLLGDRYEILAVAMAAGNTQMPIFHICGGDTTEGAMDEWIRHSISKMSYLHFTTNEESRRRVVQLGESPDRVFNYGSTSIDNILSVADMEKAEALKSIGLDDCEYALCTYHPVTMEEEQVEQNIDDFLEAIKAFPHMQFIVTKSNADQGGAKINALLDKAGLSNLHVYTSLGVRRYLSLMKHAKLVLGNSSSGIIEAPALHVATVNIGDRQRGRLQYASIVNCGSSAAEIVHGIKKAMSPAHQAICREVISPYGTGHAGERIAQKIMEALQGHIDLKKRFYDLPGGART